From a region of the Rhizobium bangladeshense genome:
- a CDS encoding TrbC/VirB2 family protein: MSRKHPLIAAALLAAPIILASVVPALASSGGSLPWEGPLQQIQESITGPVAGAIALAAVAIAGGMLIFGGELNDFARRLVYVVLVAGILLGATNIVGLFGATGASIGLTDEQITSIGSNRGGEGDHG, translated from the coding sequence ATGTCGCGTAAGCATCCCCTCATCGCCGCCGCGCTCCTTGCGGCGCCAATCATTCTTGCCTCTGTCGTGCCGGCGCTCGCCAGTTCCGGGGGCAGTCTCCCATGGGAAGGGCCGCTGCAGCAGATCCAGGAGTCGATCACTGGACCGGTCGCGGGTGCGATCGCGCTTGCAGCCGTGGCCATTGCCGGCGGCATGCTCATCTTCGGCGGCGAGCTCAACGATTTCGCGCGGCGACTTGTGTACGTCGTTCTTGTCGCCGGCATCCTGCTCGGCGCCACCAACATTGTCGGCCTGTTCGGTGCGACCGGCGCTTCGATCGGGCTGACCGACGAGCAGATCACGTCAATTGGTTCGAACAGAGGAGGGGAGGGAGATCATGGCTGA
- a CDS encoding conjugal transfer protein TrbE has protein sequence MVALKRFRVTGPSFADLVPYAGLVDNGVLLLKDGSLMAGWYFAGPDSESAIDLERNELSRQINAVLSRLGSGWMIQVEAIRIPTVDYPSEDRCHFPDPVTRAIDAERRAHFAREQGHFESKHALILTHRPLESKKTALSKYIYSDEESRKKSYADTVLFVFKNAVRELEQYLANTLSIRRMETRETVERGGERIARYDELLQFARYCTTGESHPIRLPDVPMYLDWIATAELEHGLTPKVENLFLGVVAIDGLPAESWPGILNSLDLMPLTYRWSSRFIFLDAEEARQKLERTRKKWQQKVRPFFDQIFQTQSRSVDQDAMTMVVETEDAIAQASSQLVAYGYYTPVVVLFDSDREALQEKAEAIRRLIQAEGFGARIETLNATDAYLGSLPGNWYCNIREPLINTSNLADLIPLNSVWSGNPVAPCPFYPPNSPPLMQVASGSTAFRLNLHVDDVGHTLIFGPTGSGKSTLLALIAAQFRRYENAQIFAFDKGSSLLPLTLAAGGDHYEIGGDNAEEGRALAFCPLSELKSDADRAWATEWVEMLVGLQGVTITPDHRNAISRQIGLMASASGRSLSDFVSGVQLREIKDALHHYTVDGPMGQLLDAEEDGLTLGAFQTFEIEQLMNMGERSLVPVLTYLFRRIEKRLDGSPSLIVLDEAWLMLGHPVFRDKIREWLKVLRKANCAVVLATQSISDAERSGIIDVLKESCPTKICLPNGAARETGTREFYERIGFNERQLEIVATAIPKREYYVATPEGRRLFDMSLGPVALSFVGASGKEDLKRIRALKSEHGHEWPIHWLETRGVHDAASLLRFE, from the coding sequence ATGGTAGCTCTCAAACGCTTCCGGGTGACCGGCCCTTCCTTCGCCGATCTCGTTCCCTATGCCGGCCTGGTCGACAATGGTGTCCTCCTCTTGAAGGACGGAAGCCTGATGGCCGGCTGGTATTTCGCTGGCCCGGACTCCGAAAGCGCGATCGACCTCGAGCGTAACGAGCTGTCGAGGCAGATCAATGCCGTTCTGTCGCGGCTCGGAAGCGGCTGGATGATCCAGGTGGAGGCCATCCGTATTCCAACGGTCGACTATCCATCAGAAGATCGATGCCATTTCCCCGACCCGGTAACCCGCGCAATCGATGCCGAGCGTCGGGCGCATTTCGCGCGCGAGCAGGGCCATTTCGAGAGCAAGCATGCGCTGATCCTGACCCACCGGCCGCTCGAATCCAAAAAGACTGCTCTCAGCAAATACATCTATTCGGATGAGGAAAGCCGGAAAAAATCCTACGCGGACACGGTGCTCTTCGTGTTCAAGAACGCGGTGCGAGAGCTTGAGCAGTATTTGGCCAACACGCTTTCGATCCGGCGAATGGAAACCCGTGAAACGGTCGAAAGGGGAGGCGAGCGAATTGCCCGATACGACGAGCTGCTGCAGTTCGCGCGGTACTGCACTACCGGGGAAAGCCATCCAATCCGGCTACCCGACGTTCCCATGTATCTCGACTGGATCGCCACCGCGGAGCTTGAGCACGGACTGACGCCAAAGGTCGAAAACCTTTTTCTCGGCGTCGTTGCGATCGACGGTCTGCCGGCCGAGAGCTGGCCCGGTATTCTCAACAGCCTAGACCTGATGCCGCTGACTTATCGGTGGTCATCGCGCTTCATTTTCCTTGATGCCGAGGAGGCCCGGCAAAAGCTCGAACGGACGCGGAAGAAATGGCAGCAGAAGGTCCGGCCGTTCTTTGACCAGATATTCCAGACACAAAGTCGATCCGTCGACCAGGACGCGATGACGATGGTAGTCGAGACTGAGGATGCGATCGCGCAGGCCTCGTCGCAACTGGTTGCCTATGGCTATTACACACCGGTCGTTGTGTTGTTCGACAGCGATCGCGAAGCACTCCAGGAGAAGGCCGAAGCGATCCGGCGGCTGATCCAGGCGGAAGGTTTCGGGGCACGGATCGAAACGCTCAACGCCACCGACGCCTATCTCGGTAGCTTGCCAGGCAACTGGTATTGCAACATCCGTGAGCCGCTGATCAACACCAGCAATCTCGCCGACTTGATTCCGCTGAACTCGGTCTGGTCCGGAAACCCCGTCGCGCCATGCCCCTTTTACCCACCGAATTCGCCGCCCTTGATGCAGGTTGCGAGCGGCTCGACAGCGTTTCGTCTGAACCTGCACGTCGATGATGTCGGCCACACGCTGATCTTCGGTCCGACCGGTTCTGGCAAGTCGACGTTGCTCGCCCTGATCGCCGCGCAGTTTCGTCGCTACGAAAATGCGCAGATCTTCGCCTTTGACAAAGGCAGTTCACTTCTGCCCCTGACGCTCGCAGCCGGCGGCGATCACTATGAGATCGGCGGCGACAATGCGGAAGAGGGGAGGGCGTTGGCCTTTTGCCCATTGTCCGAACTCAAAAGTGATGCCGACCGGGCTTGGGCAACAGAGTGGGTCGAGATGCTGGTCGGTCTGCAGGGAGTCACCATCACCCCCGATCATCGCAACGCCATCTCTCGGCAGATCGGCCTCATGGCCAGTGCATCCGGTCGCTCGCTCTCGGATTTCGTCAGCGGCGTGCAGCTGCGCGAGATCAAGGACGCACTGCATCATTACACCGTCGATGGCCCGATGGGCCAGCTTCTCGATGCAGAAGAGGACGGCCTCACACTCGGCGCCTTCCAGACCTTCGAGATCGAGCAGTTGATGAATATGGGCGAACGCAGTCTCGTTCCGGTGCTGACCTACCTGTTCCGCAGGATCGAGAAGCGGTTGGATGGGTCCCCCAGTCTGATCGTGCTCGACGAGGCGTGGCTGATGCTCGGCCACCCTGTCTTCCGCGACAAGATTCGCGAGTGGCTCAAGGTGCTGCGCAAGGCGAATTGCGCCGTCGTTCTCGCGACCCAATCGATCTCGGATGCCGAGCGGTCCGGGATCATAGACGTGCTGAAGGAATCCTGCCCGACAAAAATCTGCCTCCCGAATGGCGCCGCTCGCGAGACAGGGACGCGAGAATTTTATGAGAGAATCGGGTTCAACGAGCGCCAGCTCGAAATCGTCGCTACCGCCATACCGAAGCGCGAATACTACGTCGCCACGCCAGAAGGCCGGCGGCTCTTCGACATGTCGCTTGGGCCAGTTGCGCTGAGCTTTGTCGGCGCGTCGGGCAAAGAGGACCTCAAACGCATCCGCGCACTGAAATCCGAACATGGCCACGAATGGCCGATCCACTGGCTTGAAACGAGAGGAGTTCACGATGCCGCATCGCTACTCAGGTTCGAATAG
- the trbG gene encoding P-type conjugative transfer protein TrbG has protein sequence MKKTGLIAAAGCMAGLLLAAGAQAQSMTSNEVKGTNLSRKWRGTPGLVTTGPDGKVIFLFGETQPSVVCSPLQVCDIELQGGEIVRDVLVGDTVRWKVEPATSGATGGQAIHLIVKPSEPGLLTSMVVTTSRRTYHIQLKSHPSQYMARIGFEYPEDVSTKLADINARLETGGIPGAAPDKLNFSYSVSGGASWKPKRVYSDGVKTYIQFPKSISGQDAPVLFVVSGGQNRIVNYRMKNDMMTVDYAIDKAILLSGVGWRQQKITIRRGG, from the coding sequence ATGAAAAAAACGGGATTGATCGCAGCCGCCGGCTGCATGGCCGGACTCTTGCTTGCCGCGGGCGCACAGGCGCAAAGCATGACGAGCAACGAGGTGAAGGGAACAAATCTTTCCAGAAAGTGGCGCGGCACGCCGGGACTGGTCACGACAGGACCGGACGGAAAGGTGATTTTCCTGTTCGGGGAAACGCAGCCGTCCGTGGTTTGCTCGCCCCTGCAGGTCTGCGATATCGAGCTTCAGGGCGGCGAGATCGTCCGCGACGTCCTCGTCGGCGACACGGTCAGATGGAAGGTGGAACCCGCGACCTCGGGGGCCACAGGCGGGCAGGCGATCCATCTCATCGTCAAACCGTCGGAACCAGGGCTTCTCACCTCGATGGTCGTGACGACATCACGTCGAACCTATCATATCCAGCTCAAATCCCATCCCAGCCAGTACATGGCGCGCATTGGCTTCGAGTATCCAGAAGACGTGTCCACCAAGCTCGCCGACATCAATGCCCGCCTCGAAACGGGCGGCATTCCGGGCGCCGCGCCGGACAAGCTGAACTTCTCCTATTCGGTCAGCGGCGGTGCTTCGTGGAAACCGAAGCGGGTCTATTCGGACGGAGTGAAGACCTACATTCAGTTCCCGAAGTCGATCTCCGGCCAAGATGCGCCTGTGCTCTTCGTCGTCTCCGGCGGTCAAAATCGTATCGTCAATTACCGGATGAAGAACGACATGATGACCGTCGACTATGCGATCGACAAGGCGATCCTCCTTTCCGGCGTCGGTTGGCGGCAGCAGAAGATCACCATCCGGCGGGGAGGCTGA
- the trbL gene encoding P-type conjugative transfer protein TrbL, whose amino-acid sequence MVKVAVARSFLITGLFCLAYAVPAFAQEGQVLTELENQVSSAAKGWETTIMEAAKSLFWILATIEIGIAAVWLAIQSASLDSWFAELVRRIMFIGFFAFVLTQGPTFARAVVDSLFQIGAGGGSASPAEVFDAGIRVASQMSEQAQFGVFEDNALAIAAVLAMGIVVICFSLVAAIFVSVMVEMYVGLLAGMIMLGLGGSSFTKDFAIRYLVYAFGVGMKLMALVMIAKIGSNVLLGLAQAPTASSDQFVTTLAIAGISVVVLIIAMYVPNIIQGVVQGASVSGGMEAIRHGGQAASFAAGAGFLAAGAAGAGFAVAQAARAGGSSVAGAALRGMGASFSSGAQAAGSAAKEKAIGSPGAYAGSILGLANGKLDEQRGGHSGPKPPPERNDKP is encoded by the coding sequence ATGGTGAAGGTTGCTGTCGCGCGTTCATTCCTGATTACCGGTCTTTTTTGCCTCGCCTATGCTGTTCCCGCATTCGCGCAGGAGGGACAGGTCCTCACGGAACTGGAAAACCAGGTCTCGTCCGCTGCGAAGGGGTGGGAGACCACCATCATGGAGGCGGCGAAATCCCTATTCTGGATTCTCGCAACGATCGAGATCGGCATTGCGGCCGTTTGGTTGGCAATCCAGTCAGCCTCACTGGACAGCTGGTTCGCCGAACTGGTGCGGCGGATCATGTTCATCGGGTTCTTCGCATTCGTCCTTACTCAAGGTCCGACCTTCGCCCGAGCTGTGGTCGACAGCCTCTTCCAGATTGGCGCCGGTGGCGGTTCAGCGTCACCCGCTGAGGTGTTCGACGCCGGCATTCGGGTCGCCTCGCAAATGTCCGAGCAGGCACAGTTCGGCGTGTTCGAAGACAACGCGCTGGCAATTGCGGCCGTGTTGGCAATGGGAATCGTCGTTATCTGCTTCTCGCTGGTCGCCGCGATTTTCGTGTCGGTCATGGTCGAGATGTATGTCGGCCTGCTCGCCGGTATGATTATGCTCGGATTGGGCGGCTCATCCTTCACGAAAGACTTCGCTATCCGCTATCTCGTCTACGCCTTCGGCGTCGGCATGAAGCTCATGGCCCTGGTGATGATCGCCAAGATCGGATCGAACGTCCTGCTTGGCCTCGCTCAAGCTCCGACTGCCTCGTCGGATCAGTTCGTCACCACCTTGGCCATTGCCGGTATCTCCGTCGTCGTCTTAATCATCGCGATGTACGTCCCGAACATCATCCAGGGCGTCGTCCAGGGCGCATCGGTTTCCGGAGGAATGGAAGCGATCCGCCACGGCGGCCAAGCGGCCTCTTTTGCCGCCGGTGCCGGCTTCCTCGCAGCCGGCGCTGCCGGCGCGGGGTTTGCGGTGGCTCAAGCCGCACGAGCTGGCGGTTCATCCGTTGCAGGTGCCGCTCTTCGCGGCATGGGTGCGAGCTTCAGTTCTGGTGCACAGGCGGCGGGATCGGCGGCGAAGGAAAAGGCAATCGGCTCTCCGGGCGCTTATGCCGGGTCCATTCTCGGACTGGCCAATGGCAAGCTCGATGAACAGCGCGGCGGTCATAGCGGACCGAAGCCTCCTCCCGAACGCAACGACAAACCGTAA
- the trbK gene encoding entry exclusion protein TrbK: MSRPVLIALVLAVAAASSAATVLIVNSRNTRIPALTEEQRAVREKFFGSDKELPPIKEGQEMRPRW, encoded by the coding sequence GTGAGCCGCCCCGTCCTCATTGCCTTGGTCCTGGCTGTCGCCGCTGCATCGTCTGCCGCGACAGTACTGATCGTCAATTCCCGAAACACAAGAATACCTGCGCTCACCGAGGAGCAGCGCGCCGTCCGGGAAAAATTCTTCGGCTCCGACAAGGAGCTGCCGCCGATCAAAGAAGGTCAGGAGATGCGCCCGAGATGGTGA
- a CDS encoding conjugal transfer protein TrbF, with protein sequence MAANRAPENPYLAARQEWSERYGSYVKAAAAWRIVGVLGLVMAVIGFSYAMFLSTQVRLVPYIVEVDKLGTAVTAGFPEQIEYADVRVVRSTLGNFVTSFRSITPDAVVQKQYIDRTYALLRTSDPSTEKVNAWFRGNSPFEKAKSSTVAIEVNNIVALSNQTYQIDWTEYERDRKGKETGTRRFRGIATVALTAPQDEATIRLNPIGLYVRDFDWTAQL encoded by the coding sequence ATGGCAGCGAACCGCGCCCCGGAAAACCCGTATCTTGCCGCCCGCCAGGAATGGAGCGAACGCTATGGCTCCTATGTGAAGGCCGCAGCCGCATGGCGCATTGTTGGTGTCCTCGGTCTGGTCATGGCCGTCATCGGCTTCAGCTACGCGATGTTTCTCAGCACCCAGGTCAGGCTCGTGCCTTACATCGTCGAGGTCGACAAGCTCGGAACTGCGGTCACGGCAGGTTTCCCCGAGCAGATCGAGTATGCCGACGTCCGCGTGGTGCGCTCCACACTCGGTAACTTCGTCACGAGCTTTCGCTCGATCACTCCAGATGCGGTGGTGCAGAAGCAATATATAGACCGGACCTACGCCCTTCTTCGCACGTCCGATCCGTCGACGGAGAAAGTCAACGCCTGGTTTCGAGGCAATTCTCCGTTCGAGAAGGCAAAGTCCTCGACGGTTGCCATCGAGGTCAACAACATCGTGGCGCTCTCGAACCAGACCTATCAGATCGACTGGACGGAATACGAGCGGGACCGAAAGGGCAAGGAAACCGGCACACGCCGTTTCCGCGGCATCGCAACGGTCGCGCTCACCGCGCCACAGGATGAGGCGACGATCCGCCTCAATCCGATCGGCCTCTACGTCCGGGATTTCGACTGGACGGCACAGCTTTAA
- the trbJ gene encoding P-type conjugative transfer protein TrbJ: protein MPHRYSGSNRWLACLAAAALTTGAAGSVQAGTATGAATEWTQLANNAQLVDLLKSSGIQVDNQLTQISQLAEQIQNQLKIYENMLQNTAQLPDHVWGQIESDLNQLRSIVDEGQGIAFSMGNADDVLQQRFQSYADLKTNLPDNATFSSTYQSWSNTNRDTIASSLKAASLTADQFDSEEDTMSSLRSMSETADGQMKALQVGHEIAAQQVAQMQKLRGLVSQQMTMMGTWLQTEQTDKDLAQARREKFFNAEVKSVPEGQKMEPRW from the coding sequence ATGCCGCATCGCTACTCAGGTTCGAATAGATGGCTCGCCTGCTTGGCCGCCGCCGCTCTCACGACCGGCGCTGCAGGCTCAGTGCAAGCCGGAACAGCCACCGGCGCTGCGACCGAATGGACGCAGCTCGCCAACAATGCGCAGCTCGTAGATCTTCTAAAAAGCTCCGGCATCCAGGTCGACAATCAGCTGACGCAGATCAGCCAGCTTGCAGAGCAGATCCAGAACCAGCTGAAGATCTACGAGAACATGCTGCAAAACACTGCGCAGCTTCCTGATCATGTCTGGGGGCAGATCGAAAGCGATCTCAACCAGCTGCGCAGTATCGTCGACGAGGGACAGGGCATCGCCTTTTCGATGGGGAATGCGGACGATGTTCTCCAGCAGCGCTTTCAGAGCTATGCCGATCTCAAGACCAACTTGCCGGACAATGCAACGTTTTCCTCGACCTACCAGTCCTGGTCGAACACCAACCGCGACACGATCGCCAGCTCGCTGAAAGCGGCGAGCCTCACGGCCGACCAGTTCGATAGCGAAGAAGATACAATGTCCTCGCTGCGGTCGATGTCCGAAACGGCTGACGGGCAGATGAAGGCTTTGCAGGTCGGCCACGAGATCGCGGCTCAGCAAGTCGCGCAAATGCAGAAGCTTCGCGGTCTCGTCTCCCAACAGATGACAATGATGGGAACATGGCTTCAGACGGAACAGACCGACAAGGACCTGGCGCAGGCGCGGCGAGAAAAGTTCTTCAACGCCGAGGTCAAGAGCGTTCCGGAAGGCCAGAAAATGGAACCGCGATGGTGA
- a CDS encoding conjugal transfer protein TrbD → MAESLSGLRRNRIHRALSRPNLLMGADRELVLITGLAAVILIFVVLTAYSAIFGLTVWVVIVGLLRMMAKSDPLMRQVYIRHISYKPYYKATTMPWRRY, encoded by the coding sequence ATGGCTGAGTCCCTGTCCGGCCTGCGGCGTAACCGCATCCATCGCGCGCTCTCTCGCCCGAACCTGCTCATGGGCGCCGACCGGGAGCTGGTCCTGATCACCGGTCTTGCAGCAGTGATCCTGATCTTCGTCGTGCTTACGGCCTATTCGGCGATCTTCGGCCTCACTGTCTGGGTCGTGATCGTCGGGCTGCTCAGGATGATGGCGAAGTCCGACCCACTGATGCGGCAAGTCTATATCAGGCACATTTCATACAAGCCCTACTACAAGGCAACCACTATGCCGTGGCGGCGGTACTGA